The following proteins are co-located in the Apium graveolens cultivar Ventura chromosome 5, ASM990537v1, whole genome shotgun sequence genome:
- the LOC141661001 gene encoding uncharacterized protein LOC141661001, whose protein sequence is MELVHQHTATIAQKQQLLQQMQPPQPPPANVTTFKTFQYVKPPEFRGTQDPVEAHAWLKDMEKAFALTNVRDNQKVEYATYFLKGESNYWWETVKALEAAEVITWDRFKRMFLDKYFPRYMQTQMEMKFFELKQDNMTVGEYEKKFTELSRLMGEYVDSEEKNGKKVPTGIEALVKESCGSF, encoded by the coding sequence ATGGAATTGGTACACCAACATACTGCTACTATAGCCCAAAAGCAACAACTTCTTCAACAAATGCAACCACCTCAACCACCCCCAGCAAACGTCACTACTTTTAAAACATTCCAATATGTAAAACCCCCAGAATTTAGAGGAACACAAGACCCAGTAGAAGCTCATGCTTGGCTCAAGGATATGGAAAAGGCTTTTGCCTTAACAAATGTTAGAGATAATCAGAAGGTGGAGTATGCCACTTACTTTCTTAAAGGTGAatcgaactattggtgggagacaGTAAAAGCTTTAGAAGCTGCTGAAGTTAttacttgggataggtttaagAGAATGTTCTTGGATAAGTATTTTCCTCGCTATATGCAAACACAAATGGAGATGAAATTCTTTGAGTTGAAGCAAGACAATATGACAGTTGGAGAatacgagaagaagtttacagaaCTTTCTAGGTTAATGGGAGAGTATGTTGATTCTGAAGAGAAAAATGGcaaaaaggttccaacagggattGAAGCCTTGGTTAAGGAGTCGTGTGGCAGCTTTTGA